In the genome of Ovis canadensis isolate MfBH-ARS-UI-01 breed Bighorn chromosome 21, ARS-UI_OviCan_v2, whole genome shotgun sequence, the window ATTAGGCTGGATGACTGTGCCAGGCTTCAAACAAGTGGTTATTCTGTTGTGACATCTGCCAAGCAATGCGTCCATTGTTCTCtggaatttaattcattttaaattactCCATCTAAATGATAAAACATGAGATGTGCTACACTCCAGGGGCAAAATACAATGATTGTTTTTAGTGTGACCACAGCTGTTAGCGGGGAAGCAATACAGCCTGTTCTAATTAGGCCCTGATTATTGTCTTCTGGAAAAGCTAGCTCAAGAAATGTGAGTGAAATCCTGTTAAATGGAAGGATTGGCATAAACAATCTTGCCTACTCTGGTGCAACTGCAGGCCTGGCAGTGCCACATGAGAAATCTTCCCAAAAAACACAGCAATGGTTTTCCGAAGAGAAGCGATTTCAAAACTGAAAGATGCCTGAGATACCAACTTACTTTAGGATATAATtgagtctgtgtttgtgtgtacttcgttgctcagccatgtctgacttctttgcaatcctatggactgtagcccaccaggctcctctgtccgtggggattctccaggcaagaatactgcagcggattgccatgccctcctccaggggatcttcctgacccagggatcacacccaggtctcccgcattgcaggtggattctttcacaTGTGTACCAGTATAAATTATCTTACTGATCCACGACTACTGTGCAAATGCCCCCAAATCCAAAACATTATAACTGCCTGTCTCAAAAGTATCGTAAAAGTTCCTAAGAGTTGTATGTGGTGGGGAACATCTGGAAACATGAATGATTAGGcactaataaaacaaaacaagttgACTCTCAGgagaaaatacacacatacacacgcgtCAGAGTTTATGTCTCCCATAGGCCACATATTTAATGTCAACTTTGGAAACAAGTtcagatgaaataaaaatcaaagttctCAAAAGCTGAAAGATTAACTTAGCCATTAAATCTTCCCTATTGCCCCAAACATCAGCACGCATTTCATGTCTATGCAGAAGTATGCCTTCAAACTGCTTGAGTGATATATGACACACCAACCAGTTTTCAAATAACACTGCCGGTCAtcttgcaattttaaaaaattaggcaaAAGGTATTATAACACAtttcacatgcacacactccacacacacacacacacaccccaatgaCAACATTTGGCTTTTCCTAAAATAAGTACATGAAGACTCTTAAGAGCAGCCAGGAAGGAACCTGCTCACATCACCCCTCCCTACAATCCACATAGTTTCCCTTAATCCAATAGCAAATCTGGGCATATTTGAGAGGGGTGATTCTAACAGCCACATTGAAATCCTGTGGCGAACCattcacatctacccactggtgCCCAGAAAAGATGCCGATAATTTTCCGCTCCCACTTCTGCTGCTGTCTCTTCCACATCCTCACGTAGACCCCGGACCCGCTGGCACCGGGCTGGGCATCGCACTGCTGGTAGAGCAGGTCATAGGTCTCATCCTGGACGTCACAGAAGCGGTACACCAGGTTCCCCGGTCGGTCGTTGTCGTAACCCGAGAAGTGGATCCTGCCCCCCGGCAGCTGCTTGGCAGGCGGGCTCACCCCGATCTTCATGAACTTTCTCTTGTGGGGCTTTTTGAGCTCCAGGAGGGCGTAGTCATAATCCATGCCGATGTCGTTGGCGTTGCCCTTGATCCAACCCTTGGGGACGTGGGTGCGTTTCACCCGgatccactggaatttcatcttcTCAGGCAGGGCTGAGCGTGAGTTGTTGGCGCCTTGACCACCGTCTTTGAACTTGGGCTTCAGGAAGCCCACCCGGAGCTTCTGGGTTCCTTTCACGTAGGTCTTGCCATCGTGGAT includes:
- the PRSS23 gene encoding serine protease 23, with protein sequence MAGTPGCPIFLLLLCAFGQVSPYSTHWKPTWPAYRLPVVLPQSTFNLAKPDFGAEAKLEVSSSCGPQCHKGTPLPTYEEAKQYLSYETLYANGSRTETQVGIYVLRSREGQSSGKSRRKRQIYGYDSRFSIFGKDFLLNYPFSTSVKLSTGCTGTLVAEKHVLTAAHCIHDGKTYVKGTQKLRVGFLKPKFKDGGQGANNSRSALPEKMKFQWIRVKRTHVPKGWIKGNANDIGMDYDYALLELKKPHKRKFMKIGVSPPAKQLPGGRIHFSGYDNDRPGNLVYRFCDVQDETYDLLYQQCDAQPGASGSGVYVRMWKRQQQKWERKIIGIFSGHQWVDVNGSPQDFNVAVRITPLKYAQICYWIKGNYVDCREG